Proteins encoded by one window of Erysipelothrix rhusiopathiae:
- the hslO gene encoding Hsp33 family molecular chaperone HslO: protein MSDKIVRAMALNGNVRIFVAKTTNLVQRAHELHGTYPAASAALGRTLSIGAIMGTTLKNDDEKLVIEIRGDGELGNILVNADNKGYVRGLVSNPYVHKVNGIGKLDVGGSIGKGTLSVTHDVLDGMAFSSQVELQSGEIGDDFAYYYAQSEQIPSAVSVGVLVNEDLSIKSAGAILIQVLPSATEDDISEIEKTLAKLPPVSNLMVDKEAIEVCADLFPDVLILETTDTQYYCGCNREQMADVLRTLSTDELKELIAEDKGAVLECHYCHSKYEFTEDDLNGIVLERKKN, encoded by the coding sequence ATGAGTGATAAAATCGTACGCGCAATGGCGCTAAATGGAAATGTTCGAATTTTTGTTGCAAAAACAACAAATCTTGTTCAAAGAGCACATGAATTACATGGTACTTATCCAGCTGCTTCAGCTGCTTTAGGTCGTACCTTAAGTATTGGCGCAATCATGGGGACAACACTGAAAAACGATGACGAAAAACTTGTTATCGAGATTCGTGGTGACGGTGAGTTAGGTAATATTTTGGTTAATGCAGACAATAAAGGCTATGTTCGAGGACTTGTTTCAAATCCATATGTTCATAAAGTTAACGGTATTGGTAAACTTGATGTCGGTGGATCTATTGGAAAAGGAACACTCAGTGTAACGCATGATGTTTTAGATGGTATGGCATTCAGTTCCCAAGTTGAACTTCAATCTGGTGAAATTGGGGATGATTTCGCGTACTATTATGCACAAAGTGAACAAATCCCATCAGCAGTTTCTGTAGGTGTGTTAGTTAATGAAGATTTATCCATTAAATCTGCAGGAGCAATCTTGATTCAAGTACTTCCATCAGCAACTGAAGATGATATCTCAGAAATTGAAAAAACACTTGCGAAACTTCCGCCTGTTTCAAATCTCATGGTAGACAAAGAAGCAATCGAAGTTTGTGCTGATTTGTTTCCGGATGTTCTCATTCTTGAAACAACGGATACTCAGTACTATTGCGGATGCAATAGAGAACAAATGGCTGATGTATTGCGAACATTAAGTACAGATGAACTGAAAGAACTGATTGCGGAAGATAAGGGTGCGGTTTTAGAATGTCATTACTGTCATTCAAAATATGAATTTACTGAAGATGATTTAAACGGAATTGTTCTAGAACGCAAGAAAAACTAA
- a CDS encoding DUF2232 domain-containing protein: MKKTLSLTYGAMTVALTGIILFFDRITAGFFMTFLALPLIVYGSYCDWSDAFVVYLSCIIMAVIMSGLFSTVLMMAGYGAVGLAYIYSMKKNATPSRSYLAMGVVIALFYFIMIRFFGPAFGMDFQEIIQSVKGILNIHNSLVLYGISISMVLITMAMELFIIKTSADIVLVMLHRNRK; this comes from the coding sequence ATGAAGAAAACACTGAGCCTGACATATGGCGCAATGACTGTTGCTTTAACAGGGATTATTTTGTTTTTTGATCGCATAACTGCGGGATTTTTTATGACGTTTCTTGCGCTGCCTTTAATTGTCTATGGATCGTATTGTGATTGGTCTGATGCCTTCGTGGTTTATCTATCATGTATTATAATGGCAGTTATTATGTCGGGTCTTTTCTCAACAGTTTTGATGATGGCAGGGTATGGTGCGGTAGGATTAGCGTATATTTACTCTATGAAAAAAAATGCTACCCCTTCACGGAGTTATCTTGCTATGGGAGTGGTTATTGCATTGTTTTACTTTATAATGATTCGTTTTTTTGGTCCAGCTTTTGGTATGGACTTTCAAGAGATCATTCAATCTGTGAAAGGGATCTTGAATATTCACAATTCACTTGTACTTTATGGTATTTCAATCAGTATGGTTCTGATTACAATGGCTATGGAACTCTTTATTATTAAAACGAGTGCAGATATCGTTTTAGTGATGTTACATCGTAATAGAAAATAG
- the hpt gene encoding hypoxanthine phosphoribosyltransferase, translating to MHQDVESILISEEEIEKRCEELGQVITEHYKNVEGPLVLVALLKGSVPFLARLIKYIDLDIEFDFMDVSSYEGTESSRDIRILKDLDRSIKGTNILLVEDIVDTGNTLKAVIKLLMNKGANDVKVITLLDKPSRREVDVYADFIGFEIENLFVIGFGMDYYEKYRQLPYIGILKDTVYK from the coding sequence ATGCACCAAGATGTAGAGAGTATTTTGATAAGTGAAGAAGAAATTGAAAAAAGATGTGAAGAACTCGGACAAGTTATCACTGAACATTATAAAAATGTAGAAGGTCCGCTCGTACTTGTGGCACTTTTAAAAGGATCCGTACCATTCCTTGCACGCCTCATTAAGTATATTGACCTTGATATCGAATTTGATTTCATGGATGTTTCAAGTTACGAAGGTACGGAATCATCACGCGATATTCGAATTTTGAAAGATTTGGATCGTTCAATTAAAGGCACTAATATCTTGCTTGTAGAAGATATTGTGGATACAGGAAATACCCTTAAAGCAGTTATTAAACTCTTAATGAATAAGGGTGCTAATGACGTCAAAGTTATTACATTATTAGATAAACCATCACGTCGTGAAGTTGATGTTTATGCTGACTTTATTGGGTTTGAAATCGAAAACCTATTTGTTATCGGTTTTGGTATGGACTATTATGAAAAATATAGACAATTACCATACATTGGAATTTTAAAAGATACAGTCTATAAGTAA
- the ftsH gene encoding ATP-dependent zinc metalloprotease FtsH, with the protein MKNNKKNNIILMVMTVMMALVIMQLAAHQTQKVLPVKEFYNVVETKKVENTIIKPNNNVIDITGVYVENDRKIGFSTRLPNTPEQLNAVTKLLAEKDAAMLTADPNESNFFVDFLLVIIPYILLGGFMFFLFSKMGNGGNNKAFEFSKSRAKVQGDIKVRFKDVAGAEEEKEEMQELIEYLRHPKRFEAMGARIPKGMLLVGPPGTGKTLLAKAAAGEADVPFYAISGSDFVEMFVGVGASRVRDMFKKAKATAPCIIFIDEIDAVGRQRGAGMGGGHDEREQTLNQLLVEMDGIEENSGVLVLAATNRDDVLDPALLRPGRFDRTITVGLPDVKGRTEILQVHARNKKIADDVVLKHIARRTPGFSGADLENVLNEAAILSVRENKTEITTDIIDEAIDRVIMGPAKKSKKYTEKERYMVAVHETGHAIIGIKLKSADKVQKVTIIPRGQAGGYNLMTPREETFTQSRSDLMGKITGYLGGRVAEEIVFNEISTGAYSDIQSATKIARAMVTQYGMSDLGPIQYDSNDGNVFLGRDISQPQNYSGQIAFEIDKEVRHIIDQCKEEARKLIEENRELLDRIVEALLEYETITAEQIQNIVEGREANDNGVVDVEVVSETVQEPDTTIDKEI; encoded by the coding sequence TTGAAAAACAATAAAAAAAATAATATTATTTTGATGGTAATGACTGTGATGATGGCACTTGTTATCATGCAGTTAGCTGCACATCAAACACAGAAAGTTTTACCCGTTAAGGAGTTCTACAATGTTGTAGAAACTAAAAAAGTAGAAAATACAATTATTAAACCAAATAATAATGTCATTGATATTACAGGTGTATATGTTGAAAATGATCGAAAGATTGGATTCTCAACACGATTACCAAATACACCAGAACAACTCAATGCAGTAACGAAGCTACTTGCTGAAAAAGATGCAGCGATGTTAACAGCAGATCCAAATGAAAGTAATTTCTTTGTGGATTTCTTGCTTGTAATCATTCCTTACATTTTGTTGGGTGGATTTATGTTCTTCCTTTTCTCTAAAATGGGAAATGGAGGCAATAATAAAGCCTTTGAATTCAGTAAATCCCGCGCTAAAGTCCAAGGTGATATTAAAGTTCGCTTTAAAGACGTAGCGGGTGCTGAAGAAGAAAAAGAAGAAATGCAAGAGTTAATTGAGTACTTGCGTCATCCAAAACGTTTTGAAGCAATGGGTGCACGTATTCCTAAAGGGATGCTTCTTGTAGGTCCTCCAGGAACAGGTAAAACCTTACTTGCTAAAGCAGCTGCTGGTGAAGCAGATGTACCGTTCTATGCAATTTCCGGATCTGATTTTGTGGAAATGTTCGTAGGTGTTGGTGCAAGTCGCGTTCGCGATATGTTTAAAAAAGCTAAGGCAACAGCTCCTTGTATTATTTTCATTGATGAAATTGATGCTGTTGGACGCCAACGTGGTGCTGGTATGGGTGGAGGACACGATGAACGTGAACAAACACTTAACCAACTTCTTGTTGAAATGGATGGAATCGAAGAAAACTCAGGTGTACTCGTTTTAGCGGCTACTAACCGTGATGACGTATTGGATCCTGCGTTACTAAGACCGGGACGTTTTGACCGTACCATTACTGTTGGTTTACCCGATGTTAAAGGTCGTACAGAAATCTTACAAGTTCATGCACGCAATAAGAAAATTGCGGATGATGTTGTGCTTAAACACATTGCACGCCGTACTCCAGGGTTCTCAGGAGCAGATCTTGAAAACGTATTGAACGAAGCTGCAATTCTTTCGGTTCGCGAAAATAAAACGGAAATCACTACAGATATTATTGATGAAGCGATTGACCGCGTTATTATGGGACCTGCTAAGAAATCTAAAAAATATACTGAAAAAGAACGCTATATGGTTGCTGTTCACGAAACAGGACATGCAATTATTGGTATTAAACTAAAAAGTGCTGATAAAGTACAAAAAGTCACAATTATTCCACGTGGACAAGCAGGTGGATATAACTTAATGACACCTCGTGAGGAAACCTTTACTCAAAGTCGCTCAGACTTGATGGGTAAAATCACTGGGTACCTTGGTGGTCGTGTTGCTGAAGAAATTGTCTTTAATGAAATTTCCACAGGTGCATACTCTGATATTCAATCCGCTACCAAAATTGCACGTGCAATGGTTACTCAATATGGTATGAGTGACTTAGGGCCAATTCAATACGATAGTAATGATGGAAACGTTTTCTTAGGAAGAGATATTTCCCAACCTCAAAACTATTCAGGTCAAATTGCATTTGAGATTGACAAAGAAGTTCGTCATATTATTGATCAATGTAAAGAAGAAGCTCGTAAACTCATTGAGGAAAATCGTGAACTTCTTGACCGTATTGTTGAAGCACTTCTTGAATATGAAACGATTACTGCAGAGCAAATTCAAAACATTGTTGAAGGCCGTGAAGCCAATGATAATGGTGTTGTTGATGTTGAAGTTGTCAGTGAAACGGTTCAAGAACCTGATACAACAATTGATAAAGAAATTTAA
- the tilS gene encoding tRNA lysidine(34) synthetase TilS, whose translation MMHKKWIVGVSGGPDSMALLDILSKQNIPCVAAHVNYGKRETSKRDEDIVRKYCEKNHIPFECSNYEDDGKNHNFQHQARAFRYAFFKELVLKYDAEGVAIAHHFNDDLETYLFQKQRKMESEHVGLAQYTEIMDVTVWRPLLDMTKDMVVQYCDDHQIQYGIDESNLSLDYTRNQIRNDIHYMDENSYESLVKEMLAAKQYGEKRSKMVKSIALQLDSKVKVDMYALIQDGIRPRVLRLWMAQNGVETHTMSGPFLKELDTLILQEKAFIQFGNKRLSSSYGELAITDNTPYEYHFTQISHVTTDHFVLSDSGQTIQGVTLSESDFPIMIRNARKGDSIKMRFGTKSLNRFFIDRKIPRHEREIWPVIVNSSQQIVFVVGMGCDEHHYSNNPNLFMLEL comes from the coding sequence ATGATGCATAAAAAGTGGATAGTAGGTGTATCGGGAGGGCCAGATTCAATGGCGCTTTTGGATATACTTTCTAAACAAAACATACCATGTGTTGCAGCTCATGTTAACTATGGTAAAAGAGAAACAAGTAAACGTGATGAAGACATCGTTCGGAAATATTGTGAAAAAAACCATATCCCGTTTGAATGTTCAAACTACGAAGACGATGGAAAAAACCATAATTTCCAACACCAAGCACGTGCATTTCGCTATGCGTTCTTTAAAGAATTGGTACTTAAATATGATGCTGAGGGTGTAGCGATTGCTCACCACTTCAACGATGATCTTGAAACGTATCTTTTCCAGAAACAACGTAAAATGGAAAGTGAACACGTAGGATTGGCACAGTATACAGAAATCATGGATGTAACCGTGTGGCGTCCCCTATTGGATATGACTAAAGACATGGTTGTTCAATATTGTGACGACCACCAAATTCAATATGGCATCGATGAATCCAACTTGAGTCTTGACTATACGCGAAATCAAATTCGTAACGATATTCATTATATGGATGAAAATTCATATGAAAGTTTGGTAAAAGAAATGCTCGCTGCAAAGCAATATGGCGAAAAAAGGAGTAAAATGGTGAAGAGTATCGCACTTCAGCTGGATTCCAAAGTTAAAGTCGATATGTACGCTTTGATACAAGATGGTATAAGACCCCGTGTTCTCCGATTGTGGATGGCACAAAACGGTGTGGAAACACATACAATGAGTGGTCCTTTTCTTAAAGAGTTAGATACACTTATTTTGCAAGAAAAAGCTTTTATTCAGTTTGGAAACAAACGCCTAAGTTCAAGCTATGGTGAACTTGCAATTACAGACAACACACCGTATGAATATCATTTTACTCAAATATCGCATGTTACTACAGATCATTTTGTCTTAAGCGATTCGGGTCAAACGATACAAGGCGTGACGCTTTCGGAATCAGATTTTCCAATTATGATTCGAAATGCCCGTAAAGGCGATTCAATTAAGATGAGGTTTGGAACGAAGTCTTTAAATCGATTCTTTATTGATCGTAAAATACCACGTCATGAACGCGAAATATGGCCTGTTATTGTGAATTCATCGCAACAAATTGTGTTTGTTGTGGGAATGGGTTGTGATGAACATCATTACTCTAACAATCCCAATCTTTTTATGTTAGAATTATAA
- a CDS encoding IspD/TarI family cytidylyltransferase, with protein MDYSVLIVAAGKKAAEGASYAKALASFNDSKSVLGQTISVFMHDAQCKQVVIVASSADMTRVVKSNGSGKIVYVKGGKTRQESVLIGLTAVSEDVVLIHDGVRPWLRQGLIDKLLVRMQTEKACVLGLPPTSRMCRVVDGYIESTVDTDSFIQTQTPQAYHTSFILSCYAKANRSGGTFMDDSEVVSAFSDVKIAVEAGDSRNRRFILKKED; from the coding sequence ATGGATTATTCAGTATTAATTGTTGCCGCTGGAAAAAAAGCAGCAGAAGGTGCAAGTTACGCAAAAGCACTTGCCTCATTTAATGACTCAAAAAGTGTTTTAGGTCAGACAATTTCAGTTTTCATGCATGATGCACAGTGCAAACAGGTTGTTATTGTTGCGAGTTCTGCCGATATGACACGTGTTGTAAAGTCTAATGGCAGTGGTAAGATTGTTTATGTTAAAGGCGGTAAAACACGTCAGGAGAGCGTGCTAATTGGTCTTACAGCGGTTTCAGAGGATGTTGTCCTTATCCATGACGGTGTACGTCCTTGGTTGCGTCAAGGTTTAATTGATAAACTGCTTGTTCGCATGCAAACTGAAAAAGCATGTGTACTTGGATTGCCTCCAACCAGTCGTATGTGCCGTGTTGTTGATGGATATATTGAGTCAACAGTTGATACTGATTCATTCATTCAAACACAAACACCGCAGGCATATCACACGTCGTTTATTTTAAGTTGTTATGCGAAAGCGAACCGTTCGGGCGGAACGTTTATGGATGATTCAGAAGTAGTCTCTGCATTCTCAGATGTTAAGATTGCGGTTGAAGCGGGCGATTCGAGAAATCGTCGATTTATTCTAAAAAAAGAAGATTAG
- the ssb gene encoding single-stranded DNA-binding protein — protein sequence MINRTILVGRLTRDPELRKTQTGKSVVSFTVACNRRFGQQDETDFINCVAWNQTADFMANYLLKGALVGLEGRIQSRSYEDATGKRVYVQEVVVDTLQSLESRAQRQEQGASQGQYQNQNSNQGGSSYTPSYQADPEPSFSMDDEPVLDITSDDLPF from the coding sequence ATGATTAATCGCACTATATTAGTGGGTCGTTTAACTCGAGATCCAGAACTTCGTAAAACACAAACTGGTAAATCAGTCGTTTCGTTTACTGTAGCGTGCAACCGCCGCTTTGGACAACAAGATGAAACTGATTTTATCAATTGTGTGGCTTGGAATCAAACAGCTGATTTTATGGCAAATTACTTACTAAAGGGTGCTTTAGTAGGTCTAGAAGGTCGAATTCAATCGAGATCATATGAAGACGCTACCGGTAAACGTGTATATGTTCAAGAGGTTGTTGTGGATACACTTCAATCACTCGAATCACGCGCACAACGTCAAGAACAAGGCGCAAGCCAAGGTCAATATCAGAATCAAAACAGTAATCAAGGTGGATCAAGTTATACACCTTCATACCAAGCTGATCCTGAACCATCATTCTCAATGGATGATGAGCCCGTTCTCGATATAACCAGTGACGATCTTCCATTCTAA
- the rpsR gene encoding 30S ribosomal protein S18, with the protein MSFRKFRGPRRKVCYFTKNNVKTIDYKDVELLKRFISANGKIIPRRVTGTKAKYQRPLATAIKRARQMALLPYVSDN; encoded by the coding sequence ATGTCATTCAGAAAATTCCGTGGACCACGTCGTAAAGTTTGCTATTTTACAAAAAATAACGTAAAAACAATCGATTACAAAGATGTGGAATTACTAAAACGCTTTATCTCAGCAAATGGTAAAATTATTCCTAGACGTGTTACAGGTACAAAAGCTAAATACCAACGTCCATTAGCAACAGCTATTAAACGTGCTCGTCAAATGGCTTTATTACCATACGTATCAGATAACTAA
- a CDS encoding chromate transporter, whose protein sequence is MKQISNLELFYTSFFLSAVSFGGGYITIPILRTKYVEEKQLITEETLQDLAAIAQSAPGAISVNLATGVGYKINGKAGGFASFIGTILPPLFIISVITYFYDFFMGQALIQAIFKGLEVGVAVIMVRLVLDMVKDLYQRDHKFAVIIYLTGLLLSLAFKIHIVFILIFNFVVVFMFNRWEQHHVTVD, encoded by the coding sequence ATGAAACAAATATCAAATTTAGAACTATTCTATACGTCCTTCTTTTTATCTGCTGTATCGTTTGGCGGAGGGTATATTACCATCCCAATTTTACGCACAAAGTATGTTGAGGAGAAGCAGTTAATCACCGAGGAAACATTGCAAGATCTTGCTGCGATTGCTCAATCTGCACCCGGTGCCATATCCGTAAATCTCGCAACAGGAGTCGGATATAAAATCAATGGTAAAGCTGGAGGATTCGCTTCATTTATCGGGACCATCTTACCACCCTTATTTATAATCTCTGTCATTACTTATTTTTATGATTTCTTTATGGGACAAGCCCTAATACAAGCAATATTTAAAGGATTAGAAGTTGGAGTTGCTGTGATTATGGTGCGATTGGTCCTTGATATGGTGAAAGACTTATACCAAAGAGACCATAAATTTGCGGTCATCATATATCTCACTGGATTGTTGCTATCTCTAGCCTTTAAGATTCATATTGTTTTTATTCTAATCTTTAATTTTGTGGTCGTGTTTATGTTTAATCGTTGGGAGCAGCATCATGTTACAGTTGATTAA
- the lysS gene encoding lysine--tRNA ligase, with product MGHELTEQEIVRREKMEALREQGINPFASGFKPEERSSDIVGAYDSKSKEELAELEATTKIAGRVMTKRVMGKAGFMHLQDRDGQIQVYVRKDTVGDLAFEYFKELDLGDILGVEGTIFRTNHGELSVKASELTHLTKALRPLPDKFHGLQDKEERYRRRYLDLIMNEDSRRTAMLRPLIMRSIRKFFDDRGLVEVETPVLTPILSGAAARPFVTHHNTLDMEFYLRIATELPLKRLIVGGMEGVYEIGRLFRNEGMSPKHNPEFTTIEAYVAYADMYDMMDISEGLLEYLAHEVLGTTEIVYQGTELSLKGPYRRVHMVDIIKDVTGVDFWNVKSDEEAVAIAKEHNINMAKHQLSFGHVVNEFFETFCEEKIVQPTFVYGHPVEVSPLAKKNPEDPRFTDRFEMFIDAREYANAFSELNDPIDQRERFESQLSERELGNEEANEMDVDYVEALEYGMPPTGGIGIGLDRLIMLLTDSASIRDVLLFPHMKKR from the coding sequence ATGGGACATGAATTAACAGAACAAGAAATTGTTCGTCGTGAGAAAATGGAGGCTTTGCGTGAACAAGGAATCAATCCCTTTGCAAGTGGATTTAAACCCGAAGAACGCTCATCCGACATCGTGGGGGCTTACGATAGCAAATCAAAAGAAGAACTTGCAGAACTTGAAGCTACCACCAAAATAGCTGGTCGTGTTATGACTAAGCGTGTCATGGGTAAAGCTGGATTTATGCATCTTCAAGACCGTGATGGACAAATCCAAGTTTACGTTCGAAAAGATACAGTTGGAGATCTCGCGTTTGAGTATTTTAAAGAACTTGATTTAGGGGATATTTTAGGTGTTGAAGGAACAATATTCCGTACAAACCATGGTGAATTATCCGTTAAAGCGAGTGAATTGACACATCTTACAAAAGCATTGCGACCATTACCAGATAAATTTCACGGTTTACAAGATAAAGAAGAACGTTACCGTCGTCGTTATTTAGATTTAATCATGAACGAAGACTCACGACGTACTGCGATGTTGCGTCCACTAATTATGCGTTCCATTCGAAAATTTTTCGATGACCGTGGTTTGGTAGAAGTTGAAACACCTGTTTTAACTCCAATCTTATCCGGTGCGGCAGCGCGTCCTTTTGTAACTCACCATAACACCTTAGATATGGAGTTCTACTTAAGAATTGCGACTGAACTTCCTTTAAAACGCTTGATTGTTGGTGGAATGGAAGGTGTTTATGAAATTGGTCGCTTGTTCCGTAATGAAGGAATGAGTCCAAAACATAACCCGGAATTCACGACAATCGAAGCTTATGTAGCCTACGCAGATATGTATGACATGATGGATATCAGTGAAGGATTACTTGAATATCTTGCACACGAAGTTTTAGGAACAACCGAAATCGTATATCAAGGTACTGAACTTTCATTAAAAGGTCCTTACCGTCGTGTACATATGGTTGATATCATTAAAGATGTTACTGGAGTTGATTTCTGGAACGTTAAATCTGATGAAGAAGCCGTTGCGATTGCGAAAGAACATAATATTAATATGGCAAAACACCAGTTATCATTTGGACACGTTGTTAATGAATTCTTTGAGACATTCTGTGAAGAAAAGATTGTTCAACCAACCTTTGTTTATGGTCACCCTGTTGAAGTGTCACCACTTGCAAAGAAGAATCCAGAAGATCCGCGTTTTACAGATCGATTTGAGATGTTTATTGATGCACGTGAGTATGCAAATGCATTCTCCGAGCTTAACGATCCTATTGACCAACGCGAACGCTTTGAAAGTCAATTAAGCGAACGTGAACTTGGAAACGAAGAAGCGAATGAAATGGATGTTGATTATGTTGAAGCGTTAGAATACGGAATGCCACCAACAGGTGGAATCGGTATTGGTTTAGACCGTCTCATCATGCTCTTAACAGACAGCGCAAGTATTCGTGATGTCTTGTTATTCCCACATATGAAAAAAAGATAA
- a CDS encoding chromate transporter gives MLQLIKLFFEFLYVGLFSLGGGYATIPLIENRIINIHGWITTQDFINMITISQMTPGPLTVNISTFVGLKIAGIPGAMIATLGCVLIGVSLTLSVYGSYEKASHKDLWELILKSLRISSATLISLATVTIFSMLLLNESSFSALTVVAFIIVFAMSYKFKLQTTQILILSAFLGLLWLL, from the coding sequence ATGTTACAGTTGATTAAATTATTCTTTGAGTTTTTATATGTTGGGTTATTCAGTCTTGGTGGGGGTTACGCAACCATTCCGCTCATCGAAAATAGAATTATCAACATTCATGGTTGGATTACGACCCAAGACTTTATCAACATGATAACCATTTCCCAAATGACGCCTGGACCGTTGACGGTAAACATCTCAACTTTTGTGGGTCTCAAGATTGCCGGGATACCGGGCGCAATGATCGCAACACTTGGTTGTGTACTTATTGGTGTTAGCTTGACACTTAGTGTGTATGGGTCCTATGAAAAGGCGAGTCACAAAGACCTCTGGGAATTGATTTTGAAATCCTTACGCATCAGTTCCGCGACACTGATCAGTCTTGCGACAGTAACTATTTTTTCTATGTTGCTTCTAAATGAAAGTAGCTTCAGCGCTTTAACTGTAGTTGCTTTCATCATCGTATTTGCAATGAGTTATAAATTCAAACTTCAGACAACTCAAATTCTAATTCTTTCAGCATTTCTTGGTTTACTATGGCTCTTATAA
- a CDS encoding LysR family transcriptional regulator, whose translation MNIRLLKIYKEVYELRSITKATETLYISQPAVSQAIKELETVLNRNLFVRKSGGIEPTPFGVQFYLQVTHFLKGYHQFEADVLKLNQSNPLRIGSSITVAKTTLPDIIKRFESLHLDNKTETTIANAQDVLALLIEDKVDVAIIEGTMHDETFETIHLGFYNLKFFSKYELNISNLETLLQHRVLLRESGSSIRNAFEALLLENKMIYQPTWQAVNSEAILFAVSQDLGIGFLPEVLIHNEFYIYNDITSDITTPITLCYRKNQVFEDPLNEFVDIVIKAFGK comes from the coding sequence ATGAATATTCGACTTTTAAAAATATATAAAGAAGTCTATGAACTTAGATCAATTACAAAAGCAACTGAGACATTGTACATCTCACAGCCTGCAGTATCTCAAGCGATTAAGGAACTGGAGACGGTCTTGAATCGTAATCTCTTCGTGCGTAAGTCGGGAGGGATTGAACCCACACCGTTTGGTGTCCAGTTTTACCTTCAAGTGACTCATTTTCTAAAAGGTTATCATCAATTTGAAGCGGATGTACTTAAACTCAATCAGTCGAATCCTCTAAGAATTGGATCAAGCATCACTGTCGCAAAGACAACATTACCTGATATCATCAAAAGATTTGAATCCTTACATTTAGATAATAAAACCGAAACAACAATCGCAAATGCGCAAGATGTGCTTGCACTACTAATTGAGGACAAAGTAGATGTCGCTATAATTGAAGGAACAATGCATGATGAGACATTTGAGACAATACATCTCGGATTTTATAACTTAAAATTTTTCTCCAAGTATGAACTTAATATTTCAAATCTCGAAACTTTACTTCAACATAGAGTATTACTTCGTGAATCAGGAAGTTCAATTCGTAATGCGTTTGAAGCGTTGCTTTTAGAAAATAAAATGATTTATCAGCCGACATGGCAAGCGGTTAACTCAGAAGCGATTCTTTTTGCAGTTAGTCAAGATTTAGGAATTGGTTTTTTACCTGAAGTTCTCATTCATAATGAATTTTATATCTATAACGATATCACAAGTGATATCACAACCCCGATAACCTTATGTTATCGGAAAAACCAAGTTTTTGAGGATCCTTTAAATGAATTTGTGGATATTGTTATCAAGGCATTTGGTAAATAA
- the rpsF gene encoding 30S ribosomal protein S6, whose product MRKYEVMYIVKPTLDEEARTAVIAKLHAILTDNGATIDEVNEWGLRELAYEIEDFKKGYYVVTQFTSGDEAVNEFNRLTRINNDVIRHMIVRQDEI is encoded by the coding sequence ATGCGCAAATATGAAGTAATGTACATCGTGAAACCTACATTAGACGAGGAAGCTCGTACAGCAGTTATTGCTAAATTACACGCTATCTTAACAGATAACGGAGCAACAATTGATGAAGTTAATGAATGGGGTTTACGCGAACTAGCATACGAAATTGAAGACTTCAAAAAAGGTTACTATGTAGTAACTCAATTTACATCAGGTGATGAAGCAGTTAATGAATTTAACCGTTTAACACGTATCAATAACGATGTAATCCGTCACATGATCGTACGTCAAGACGAAATCTAA